In Xanthomonas campestris pv. phormiicola, the DNA window TCGCTGGCGAAGGCCAGCATCTGCGGCTTCATTGCATCGTGCGCGATCAGCGCCAGGGTGTGCCGCTCCAGCGCGTGCAGGTCGTCGGCACCGGCATCGGCGGCCAACCCGGCGTGCACGCGCTCCATCTCGATCCAGTCGCGGGCGCTGGCCACGGTGGAGATGAAGGGCTTGCCGTGGATCACGCACTGGCGCTTGAGCGCGATCGCTTCGGGAAAGATCGAGGACGGATCGACCGGATCGATGAAGTAGATCGCCCCGTCGAGCGTGCGTTCGGCGCCTTCCAGGCCCACCACTTCGGCAACCAGTTTCATCAGCCCGCCTTCGCGGCCGAACGGATAGCGCTTGAGTTCCGCGTAGCCCGGCAGCCAGCCGGCGCGCGCGATCGCCTCGTGGGTGCGGCCGACCGCGTGCAGCCCGAGCTGCAATTCGCGGATGCCGGCCTCGCAGGCGCGCAGCCAGCGGAACAGGGCGGCGTCCTTGCCCTGGTGGTGCAGTCGGTTGGCGGCCAGGCCCAGGCGCATACGTCGATCCGTGCGGAAGAGGAACGACAGTCTGCGCCGGATCGCGGTACGGACTCAATCGCCTGCTATCGCAACCGCCCGACGTTCGACGCCGCCGAACCCAGCCGTCCCGCGCTCCACCAATCCCGACATCCCGAATCCCGAATCCCGGCTACTGAACGATCTCCCGCGCCCGCGCCGACAGCACGCTCATCTGCGGCTTGTCGGTGCCGTCCTGGTTCGGTTGCAGGTTGAAGGCGTAATCGGTCTTCCACCAGGCGCCGGCGGCCCACGCGGTCCAGCCCAGCCACACGTCGGCGTTGTCGTGCACGTAGCCGAGCATGTCGTCGAGCGCAGCCATGCAGGTGGCGTTGCTGCTGGCGCCGAATTCGCCGAGGAAGCCCTTGTAGCCGTTGGCCCGCAGCCACTGGGTGAAGCCCTGCAGTTTCTCCGAGCCGATCGTGGCGC includes these proteins:
- a CDS encoding methylglyoxal synthase, producing MRLGLAANRLHHQGKDAALFRWLRACEAGIRELQLGLHAVGRTHEAIARAGWLPGYAELKRYPFGREGGLMKLVAEVVGLEGAERTLDGAIYFIDPVDPSSIFPEAIALKRQCVIHGKPFISTVASARDWIEMERVHAGLAADAGADDLHALERHTLALIAHDAMKPQMLAFASEHFDLLSRFAERVATGTTGQRLNELAWSRGWPQGQDWVHRYQSGPMGGDAQIADRVLERRCQRAIFFEDPHVARQHEADIQLLERAVTTVTDSAVCITSPLVAARWAQAAAKRAAPPA